The Oryctolagus cuniculus chromosome 5, mOryCun1.1, whole genome shotgun sequence genome includes a region encoding these proteins:
- the LOC100341617 gene encoding zinc finger protein with KRAB and SCAN domains 8, whose translation MHPYHKVHGMYNEDTLQIPECGKVSEYEDQLEKPEGSPTEEKQYRCSECGKKFAQSSGLLRHRRIHTGEKPYECDHCGKAFSVRSTLTVHERIHTGEKPYTCNKCKKAFSVRAHLIIHQRIHNGEKPYECNECGRAFSVSSDLIKHQRIHTGEKPYTCHDCGKAFSVSSALIKHQRIHTGEKPYECKECGKAFYVNSALINHQRIHSGEKPYECGECSKAFSQISTLIHHQRVHTGEKPYECNECGKAFRGSSNLTKHQKIHAKGKYQ comes from the coding sequence ATGCATCCGTACCACAAGGTTCATGGCATGTATAATGAGGATACTTTACAGATACCTGAGTGTGGAAAAGTCTCTGAGTATGAGGATCAGTTAGAGAAGCCGGAGGGCAGCCCCACAGAAGAAAAACAGTATAGATGCAGTGAGTGTGGAAAGAAATTTGCCCAGAGCTCGGGCCTCCTTCGACATCGGAGAATCCACACTGGCGAGAAGCCCTACGAGTGTGATCACTGTGGAAAGGCCTTCAGTGTGCGCTCAACCCTCACTGTGCATGAACGAATCcacactggggagaagccctACACTTGTAACAAGTGTAAGAAGGCCTTTAGTGTGAGAGCACACCTGATTATACACCAGAGAATCCACAAtggagagaaaccctatgaatgtaatgaatgtggcaGAGCATTTAGTGTGAGCTCAGACCTGATTAAACACCAGAGAATCCATACTGGGGAGAAGCCGTACACGTGTCATGACTGTGGGAAGGCTTTCAGCGTCAGCTCAGCGCTCATCAAGCACCAGAGAATCCACACAGGAGAGAAGCCGTATGAGTGTAAGGAGTGTGGGAAGGCCTTCTATGTGAACTCAGCCCTGATTAATCACCAGCGGATCCACTCTGGAGAAAAGCCCTATGAGTGTGGGGAGTGTAGCAAAGCATTCAGCCAGATCTCAACCCTAATTCATCATCAGAGAgttcatactggagagaaaccgtATGAGTGTAACGAGTGTGGGAAAGCTTTTCGTGGAAGCTCTAATCTCACTAAACATCAGAAAATACACGCCAAAGGAAAATATCAGTGA